The Harmonia axyridis chromosome 3, icHarAxyr1.1, whole genome shotgun sequence nucleotide sequence CAACACTTTGTCGAAAGGTCCTTCAAGAGTTGCTTAATTTTTGAATCTGGCAAACGCAGAAGCTTATAGCGGCCATTGTATGAGGCGCACTTCAACAACCTTATTGGCTTATAAAGGTGCTGATCTTACAACAATTAAACGACATGGTGGGTGGAAAAGCTCAGCTGTAGCAGAAAGTTATATCGAGGATTCTATATCTAATAAGCTTGATATAGCAAGAAAAATCCAAGGTTCTCCTGGTTCTAATCGTTCCTTACAAGAGGATGCATCCATTGATTCTAGAGatttatcaaaaatttcgactaTGCGTTCTGAAACCAATTACAACTACAAGCTTGTTATTAATGGAAACGAAGTGGATTATGATAAAACGAAGAACGAAATGTTTATCAATATAAATGTTaatgttaatattaataataaataagtaaaaTGTGATTATTCAAGattgtatttttcattattccacTAGTGGATAAAGTGGTACTTTATACGGTTCATAAGTGTGGATAAAACTTTAATTATAAGGTGATTGTggataaaaattcattatttcataggTAGTGGAGAATAGTGACGAAATCGGACGAACTTTAATTGAATTAtcgagaaagaaaaaaaaaagaaaaaacccgCAATAATTGTCATCAGGAGAAAATGGTCCTTGAAAAAGAATTTCTAGCAGAATTAAATAACCTGATAATCTTTTTggattaacaaaaaataaaataacttttttttgtagGTACCTGTTATGAACTTATATTCTCAagacttcatttttttatgttttttttttcatatttttttttctactatAACTTTTAATATAATGTTAATAATATCAAGAGTTTTTCATTATTCGTTATTCTATTTAATATttgtaaacatgattttatacttccttaaataaaaatatttttattacaaaatatagcgtatttcaTTATTCCTTATTAGATGTTCAActgagatgtctaaaaacctggtgtatggactcattagattttgttttgccaattttgagaatataagttaagcttctgattggctaggatcgggttttgaatattttatcctgccaaaatcaaaagaaaaaagatcgaaatgaaaagtaAGACATTGCGGCGCCACCACGAAATaagactaatattttcaatttggtcgaatgtcattccattcaaaaattgacgagtgcatacatCATGTTTGTAGTCATCTTATGTGCAACTTGTGCAATGCTCGATACCAGCAATAATTGCTATCGTTGCTACGGTAACGTAATTTATCCGATTTTTATCGAGTTGCATTTCTGTTCCATCATTTCCTTCGTATTTGGCCGATAGTAATCTACAATTATTATTGTTCTCGCGAAAGGCAATTATAAGTTGGTGGAATGTTAATTTAAAAACCAATTTGTTGGTTTTGCCGGCATGCATGTTTTACTGCTGAGAAACAACGATACGTCGCTATGGGGACATTTTCAATACAATTGAAAGGACTGAAATAGCGTTGATATGGTGTCAAAGGTTATGTATTAtaggaattgaaaattttcaaagtgaatATGATAGGAAAAGATTCCTACTCACCGTTAGATTCAAAATATCCCGGTGGTTTCTCTGGATTCATATTGGGATTTCGCACTCACTCTTATAATATGATAAAGTTATAGAAACTAAGCGTTTCTAGTGTTGTAACTGACAAAACGAACAATCGACGCTTTGTTGAACCACAGATTGGTCTGTAGGCCAGCTATGCAAACTAGGAACTAGGGTCTGCGCGGGTATTCGGGGAAGTACCGAGTATAGAGGCCTTGAAAATGTATCCGCATACGATTCATTAACTCTGCAGAATAGACGAAATGTGATATTATTCGAACTCTAGTTCGTTTCCAGCGGCCCCCGATGTTTTCTACCTTGTTATGGATACGTTGCACTCTTTCAGGGATAACAATGGGCTATAATTCTCAATTTAATACACTCTAGAATAAAACTAAGCAATCATTATTCCTATTCGTTTTACAGCTGCTCAAGtctagttttgaaattttcgaacaaaCATTTTCCTGTACGGCTCATTTGCACTAGAGGTATTATTACACCCTGGCCGGCAAGGTCATTGGATTTAActccatttgattttttttttggtggggtTATTTGGCCTCCAAAAAATTCACAAGATAAGCCTGAAAATTCAAAAGATCTGagaatcaaaatattcaacattggAAGCTCAGTCTTgtcgaaataaatcaaatttgaatttttaaagaaaacaaATTAATATGAATTGATATCAATTTCACgacattcagacaatttttcaattctgaaaaaagtacctcctcgagcgggactcgaacctgcAACCTCCGCATCGATGGCTTGAGCGTcgaactagttattcggaggttgcgggttcgagtcccgctcgaggaggtacttttttccgaattgaaaaattgtctgattgccgtataattaatttaatttattaatacACAGACGTTAAACGATATTCccgtattaataataatttttgcaGGTGCTGGTTTGAGCGATTCTCCAATGGGACTGGCTGCTTATATTCTGGAAAAATTCTTAGACGAAAATGGAGAACTTACCAAGAAGTTCACAATGGATAGCTTGCTAGATAACGTTATGATATACTGGGTGACCAACTCGATGACCACAGCTATTAGACTGTACGCTCAAGCATCTCACAAGTCGGTAAAATCTTTGCATGTTGATAGGTAATAATTCGTTCCATTTTTGCTaataaatatttggaatattAATCCTCCAGATTAAATAATCGAAAGAAAAAATTCATCCTCCGATCGTTGacagtttttttctgaaaactaacagtacagggtgttccaaattcgatgctcacaaaagcatctcgagaactataagactttgAGAATAAGTcttctttttttcgaaataatgagatatTAGAAAgcagatatcttgattcgttctcgattgtttcaaatatttcgttatatcttgttttctgttcgagatattaaaaaaaatctagaaCGTTTTTATCAGTAATTTTTAAGGTTTATATGACACCTATAACAGGTCATAGAAATAATTACCGTTCTAGAGATATAGACTCAAATGTTGTTTCTTAAATGAGACAACCTTTATTTCTCAACGCAATTTTTTAGACGAACATTTGTCGGAAAACAACCCCGCCCTCTTGAAATTAGCATAtcattggaacaccctgtatctaggACGCCTCAAATAAGATATCCATATACTTCAGGGATATTAATATTTTAGGATTCCTGTTCCTGTACCTACAGGATATGCCAGATTTGTACATGATGCCGTTTATTCTCCTGAGGCATTGTTGAAGGACAAATACCCCCATTTGATCCACGTCACTGATCTGGAAGGAGGCCATTTTGCTGCCATGGAATGTCCACAGATTTTAGCCAACGACTTATGTGACTTCACTGAGAAAGTATTTAGTAAACACCATGGCTAATGGAGTTATTCGTGCTTTTAAAACGTTCTTGTTTGGATATTTTATTGCAAGTACGTGGATAACTCTCGAAATGAACGAGTATGTAACAACTGtttcaaaatataacatttcatGGAATATGTTTCACTTCAAAACCCAGATAAACGTAATCTAGAATGTAttgttctaacgggtgtttttttagtaGTATGGGAACattcgatggttgttgtctatggtatcagttgagaatgtcaaactttcactgacatttgacatttctgttcagtaaggaaCACTCATTCTGTTTGCGAAGTTCTTAAAGTACTTTGTCCATTTCACGGCCCGCATAACTAATTTTACgattcaaaatcattaacaagaCAAATAAATTTTCCTACATaaaagaatattgctgctgtagctcgATGTGTTAAAGAAAACGTCGAAATAtcgatacgtcgccgttctcaacttgttggccatGTTGCGGTTTAAACGCTGGTGGTATCATCGGTCcttatttcttttgaaatgaGGAGCTGCGGTTACGGTGaatgttgattttttgtttctttaacctttgttacgagacaacctgtgcAAGGGTAAGGGCTAGTTTGGAAAGTCAATGCTGTCGAATAATCGTTAAGTGCGATGTCAAAAAAGCGTTCATAAATTACCGATGGTTCAGCGTACGATTGAAACCATCGAGTTCTTAAACATTTCTAAAATCCAGCGCTGCATCATTTGAGGTCTCATCTGAGTCCATTGATTGCAGCGTAATGAAAAGCCGATGTTTGTGCTGATATGATAGAGACCACGGTCCACGACTCCGAACACCCGATATTTAAATGGAACGCAACCTAAAAAATTCGATTGAAATTTACTCTATGAACTTCAGTTACACTCTGTGGTTGAAGTTTAAATTTTGGAGGGATTATTTTAAGGTTAAATATAAGTTGATCGAGAAAAGATTTTCTTATTAGAATTGATCTttgtcaataaataaatattaaacaaTGACAACTACAGAGCCAACGAACGCATTGAATTTAGGTGAGGAAATGTTCATGGTATTATTGGACTGACAATTCGTATTGAATACAAATTCACTAATCAAAAAGATGTTTTGTTTAGGTCATGTATTTTGATGTCGAATAAAGTTGAATTTCATTCTCCAGCATCTATTTTTATTACCTTTATAACTTGCTTCTTTTTCAGATTTGTCACAACAATTGAGTTTCATAAGGTTCTTCAATAACTTGCCAGAGGtgagttttatttcattttgattataaGGTATTAGATCAAGATATTTAAATCCATTTGAATTctagaaattttatttgaataaattaaaaatacagTCATTTGAGATAATAATACAGAACACAAATATTGTGGTTCGATGAAATAAATTCTTCCATAGACCATATAGATATTTGATCCAATTACGATAAATactaattattaaaaattattcagtaACCCCCAATTCCATAATGCCTTACAGTTTTTGTATTTGAGTGGATGTTTCTAGTTGGATATCCGAATGGATTGAAACTTTCTGTTGACTCAACATCTGGAAAACCATGTTCCATATTGATTTGTCTGTGTGGGCTCATATCCTGGTCATTTGAGCTGAAATCAACTAATTCACCGTTGACATAATGAGCAGTATTCCGGATTGTATGCCTAGAAAAATCAGACTGCTGATTACTTAAGTAATTTTGTCCAAATTCATTGCTTGAAAACCCATTAGAAAAGGAATTTAATTCTTCTGGTCCTAATTCATGTTTTCTCTCTATTACTTCACCATCGGGTGTGAGTACCTGAACTTTCTCTGATGCACTTACTGGTTTTCCATTCACAAAGTGCACAACTTTTCTAGTTACCTTACCAGAAAATTCAGATTGTGCATTTTCAGGAAAACTTGTTCCATAAATATTTGTGCCAAAATGTGATCGAGGATTTTCAACAGAATTTTTATCATCTGTAAACCATTGAGATTGTCCTGAAAATGATGAAGGATTTCCTGTTAGATGATAGGTTCTTCCTACTGTATTCCTAGAATAACCTGTTGATCGAGAGTCCAAGTTATATGTACTTGGCAAATAACTACCAACTTCTCCACCATAAATGTTTGTTGAAGGAATATTTTCAAGAGGTGACTCTCCCCTGAGTTCAACAACTTCTCCGTCAGGTTTAATGATTTGGGAACTTTCTTGTGTGTCCACAGCTTTTCCATTGATGAAGACAGTTTTCTTTATTGTCCTTTTGCCGTACAAACCCTGTTCCGAAGCATGAGCTTCTTGAACTTTCTGTTTTAAAAGATCCATCAAGGCATCTTGTTGTTTCAAGGCATTTTGATATGAGTCTACTTGAACTTGACTACCGGATGAAGGGTAATATCCAGAGTGACCATTGGTGAAAGGCCTTTGATTAGATTCATGTCTGTAAGAGCCAGTACTGTGTAATTCGGTGGGATAAGGCTCTCTGTGGCTTACTCGAGTGGGATGAGATTCAATATTGCTTACTTGGGTGGGATAAAGTTCTCTATGACTTACTTGGGTGGGATAAGGTTCACTATGACTTACTTGGGTGGGATAAGATTCACTATGGCTTACTTGGGTGGGATAAGGTTCACTATGGCTTACTTGGGTGGGATAAGGTTTAATATGGCTTACTTGGGTGGGATAAGTTGCACTATGGCTTTCTTGGGTGATCACATTATGTCTTGTACTGGAATATTGAGACTGCTGCCTGAATGTTCTTGTAGAATCTCTAGATGGTTGAAAACTATTAGTTATTTCTATTTTCGGAGTGACGTTTTGCTGAACTGCTTCTTTCTGAGGAATAGAAGACAACTCAGATTTTTGGGTTACTCCAAGACTTGGAAAGTGGGGATTTTGTTCCAGCTTTCTTACTCGTGTAGATTCTAATGGAGCGAAATTCTCCAATTGTTGTCCCTCTTGGTCAGCATATATATGAGTTTGAGGCCGTGTTAACTGTTGGTTTTGATCTCCTCTCACTAACTTTTGCTCAGGTTCCTCTAATTTTTGTACTGGTTCTTCAGATTTTTGAACTGCCAGATGCTCTTCTTGCTGAGGTAAACAATTGGGTTGAACAGTAGTTTCCAATTTCTGATCAACTTCTGTTAATAGTGTTGGTCTAACTTGTTTTAGAGTGGGAGCATTTGTTATCACTATTTGTCGTTTGCATTCGCTCACTGGATGTTCTTGTTGTGTTAAGTCATCTTTTACTTGTTTTTGTACTTGCTGGTCGGTATGTTGCGATGTAGGAAGTAATACCAATTGAGAGCCAGTGTCTGGTTTTGTTCTTGTACTTCTGGATAGTTCCAAAGTTCGATCCATATTTTCCTGATTTTGTAGCTGTTGATCAGAATCTGTAAGTTGCTCAGGGTGGTTTTCTTCGATCTGCTGTGTTTCTATCTGTTGTTGATCATCTCCAATTTCGGTTTGTCGCTGAGGTTTCTGAATTAGTTCTGAAGCAGTCAGTTTCTGATCTGGAGATTGTTCAATTATTTCCGCATTTGATTGTTGTTGCTCATAGCCCCCATTTTTTGGATTTGGTGAACCAATAGGTTCGAGTTGTTGCTTTAATTCATTGGGTCCTTGCACTATTTGTGATTTTGGATTATGTACTAATTCAAGTTGTTGTGTTGGAATTTCTTGTTGTTGTACTTGAACTAACTTTGGTTTTTGAATATCTACTATTTCCAACTGCTGTGTAGAATCTTGATTGTCTCTAGTTTGTTGTTGTTGAAGAGTAGGAAATCTTAGTTTTGGAAGTACTACTAAGTTTTGGTCCTCTACTTGTTGTCCTGAAGATTGAGGCTCCAATCTCAACTGCGCCGCAGGTAGGTTGTCATGTTTTGGTTGTTCTGAAGATTGTTCATTTATGTTTGTATTTGTTAGTTGTTGTTCATAATCTCTATTGTTGTGTTGTTCATTCGTTAGTTGTTGTTCATAATCTTTATTGTTTGGTTGTTCATTTATGTTTGTATTTGTTAGTTGTTGTTCATAATCTCTGCTGTTGGGTTGTTCATTCGTGAGTTGTTGTTCATAATCTCTATTGTTCGGTTGTTcattcatgtttgaatttgtaaGTTGTTGTTCATAATCTCTATTGTTGGGTTTTCTCAAACCGCTTGGTTCAAGTTGTTGATTTAAATCATCAGGTTCCTGCACCTGTTGATCTGATGTTTGGGCATTCGGCTTACTTCCTAATTCGAGTTGTTGTGTCGGTATTTCTTCAGTTTGTTGTACTCGAACTGACTCCGCTCTTTGAATACCATCTACTTCTAATTGCTGTGTAGAATCTTGGTTGTCTCCAGTTTGTTGCTCTTGGAAAGTAGGAGTACTTTGTTTTGGTTCATGCAGGTTTTGATCCTCTACTTGCTGCCCTGAAAATTGGGGCTCCAATCTCAACTGCCCCTCAAGTACTTGCTCCTTATTTTTCGGTTGGTTCAAGTTTCCTATCATGTTCTCACTTTCCAATTGTTGACCTTCAGGTTGTTGTTCTTCTCTCAATTGACCTTGATCCTCTTGATTAGGACTTCGCAGATTTCCCATTGTTTCTTGTTCAGATTGTTGTTCCTGGCCTAAAGTCAACTGACTTTCTTGCTCTTGACCAAGGTGTCGTGGTTTTTCTAAATGCCCTATTGAGTTTTGATCTTCTAAATGTTGTCCCGAACTCAACTGTCCCTCAAATTCTTGCTCTTGTTTGTGTGAATGGCTTAGTGTGTACTGATTCAGCATGTGATGGGGACAAGGTGTCTCAGTTTCTAGCTGTTGGTTTGAATCATTTTGATCTTCAAAGTGTCCACTTGAATCGGGCCTTCTTCTCAGATGATTGTGATACCCTTGAAAGGGTTCAGTGTCTTCTGTTTGTTGTTGCGTTAATTCATTCTGGTTGGTGTATTTAATCGGTTCTTGTTCCAATTGTTGCAAGTTATCTTCAGATTGCTCAGTTTGCTGCTGATCTTGACCATGGTTGAAAGTTCCTACATTGTCTGGTTGGATTTGTGAATTATCTTCTCCCGTGAACTGGAAGTGTCTACTGTAAGACGATTGATGCTGAGACTGCATGCCACGATGTGTCCCGTAACTTAGTTCAGCAGGTGTACCGAAGTATCTCGGACTGGAGAAATATTTTCTTACACTTTTAACTCCATGCCTAGGCCTTCCTTCACCGAATTTGTGAAGATAGGTATCTCTTTTGCGTCTACACCCATGCAAGCATGTGGATGGGTAACTGCTGTATGCTTGGTGCATGCCATAGTTGGCGTTGGCAGAAGATGAGCTGGAAGCACTGTAGGAGGCGCTTGCGCTGTAACGATGTTGATTCTGCAGCCCTTGACGCAGTTGTGACATCAATTGATTCTGAAGTTGATTCTTCATTGATTCAAAGTCTGCGTTACCACCACTTGTTCCGGACATGTAACCATAACTGCTGCTTGAACTAGAAGACGCCTGAGCTCTGTAATTGCTGAGTTGTTCCGTAAGGTTCCTTTGTAACTCTCTACTCAGCTCGTCCAAGGAGGTTTGATATGCTTGAGGGTTGTAAGATGCCGAAGTAGAATATGAAGACGATTGACTGTACTTGCGTGTGTTCAACGCGTTTTGTAATTGCTGAGATAGTTGCTTCTGCAGATCGGAGTAGTCGTACATTTGATTGCCTGAAGTGTAGTATACCGGTCTGTGAGTCACCACGTATACGTTGGAACTCTCCCTGTATTGCGATTGGCGTCTTTGGTACTGGTCTCTGTAAGTATTCACCGTTTGGTTCAACTTGCGCAGCAGATTCTCCTGCACCTGCTTCTTCAGGTTTTCATAGTCTCGCGAGTTGTAGTTGTATTGGGTGCTTATGTCACCGTTAGTCGATATGGTGTAGTAATAATCGTTCTTCAATATTTGCTGGCCGTAGTTCCTACGTATTTGATCGTCCATGTTGTAGGTTAGGTTCCTGATGATTTCGTCTCTGATGCGATTGACCTCGTTGTCGAAATCTGTCACGGTGTAGTAGGACTGTGAGTCGGTTTGTAGGTAGGTCGAGTAGAGGTTCTGCAAGGCGGTGTCCAGGTGAGAATTGACCTCGCTCTGGGTCCTGGAAGCGATTTGAGTCAAAGATTCTGGGTTTGGTATTGGAGTGTATCTGATGTTGCTTGGTGTTTCTTGGTAAATGGTTTGGGCTGGGATGTATCTGATAGCACCTGGCGTTGTTAGTATTGGCCTTTCGTAGTATGGTCTCGAGGTAGTAGCTGGATACACTACGACCGGTCTGTATGTGTTGGAAGAGACGTACGTATTAGAAGTTTCTTTGTTGTAGGTGGTGCGGACATTCTGGTGCAATTTGCCGATTAGATCGTTTTCCAAACGACGGGTTAGTGCAGCTAGTTCTTGGTTGGAATAGTTGGGGACTGTTGAAGGTTGCCCTTCGATTATCTGGTATGTGCTTGTACCGTATTGAGTTCTCAGGCTGTCTTGCAGTTGTCGCGTTAAGTTTCTGCGCAGTTCATCTTCAAGAATTCTTATATCTGCGTTCATTtggttgttgctgactgaagtTGTATAGCCTGATGTCTGGTATTGCTTGTATATGGCGTGTTCTAGTTGCCTGGTCATGTCATCTTGAAGTCTCTGCATCATAGCGTTCAAGTTGGCATTGGTTGTGTAGGAAcctatgataataataatataattcgtTGATGGATTAGGCAAGAATGATAAGGTCTTTTTAGACTGGGTTCTTGGTCACTTCGGGATGGCAATCCCTTCAAGAATCTTTTTTCCTCGTGTAATAAAATAGTTACATACCTAAGTTGGATTGGGAGCCCCCGTGTTGCATGTAACCATAGGTACTTCCTCCCTGGGTGTAGCCATATTTGCTGCTACTTCCTCCATATCCGTTGTGCAAGGATCCATAGTTGTGAGAGGTTCCAAAGCCTTGGTTGGCACCATAGCCTTGACTGGTACTGTAGCCCCTATTGTAGCCGTTTGAAAGATCTATTACTCTATCAGCGGAGGCGTAACCATCAACGCTTTGCCCTCCGTTCAGACCTCCAAAGAGTCTGTCTGAGCTTGCGTAATTGGCACCGCTGGCTCCTGTATAACCTGTTGTAAAGAAGCAAGTAATCAGTGAAGAAGAAAGTAGTCAAAATCGGATCATGACAGATCGATTGGCGATGTGGTAGTTGGTAAACATGAAGTGAAGCTTCGAATCTTGCACTCTTTGCAAATAGGTTACTCACCAGCTGTTTGATAACCACTAGATCCACTCAGCAGTTTGGGATTTGTATATTCGGAATGTTGGCTTTGAGAATTGACTTTTGGTTTTACCCTTCCTTCTAGGTCCCCGTCTTTGGTGTAGAATCCTTGATCTTCGTTTTTGTGTTGTAATTCGTTGTTTTTGAAAGATGATGATGAGCTTTTGTAGCTGTATTCTTGATGGTAAAATCCGTTTGGTTTAGCCAGGCCTAGGGCAAGAACCCAGGAGAAGAATATGAGCTTCTTCATTATCTGCCTAAAACAGAAGAATTAATAATCTCAGTGGAAAGGTTATTCGATATATAGAATTGGGACCGAAACAGAACCTtgaagttttccataaatagtttttaatttgaaataaacgatttatttatatttaaccATTGAGGCAGTTTGGAATTTTGTtggaatgaattattttatttatctctAAACATAATTGATTAATAATTGATTACTTTTCGGTTATTTgataacaacaataaaaaacagaCTTTATTATTTCTacgaattatttcatttattatgtGCTTGCGGTAACCTTTGATGGATTTGACCCaatgttttgatatatttcctGATAAAATCGTTATTGTGTACttgataataaatattattggtATATGGAGGTGTTATTcagatttattcattttatgctggttttaaatttatcaaagttgatgaaataataCCACATTCCGTATTTTTCTTTTAGAAAGACCTTTGGAACCAAAGGTCACAgatcaagattttttttcttcttcaaaagaTACAATTAAAAAAGTTATTAATGTAGAATATTTAAATCAAATGAAGAATATGCCCCTCATCTACCAACTAGAGCCATTTTTTGAAACCGAGAACCAATTTAGTTGAAAAATTCTGTTGCTCTGCAATGTCAAACTTTTGAATACGAAAATACGATCCTGAAATTGAAAGTGCTAAAGTACAATAGATACGCTGAATTCAAGAGGgtttcatataaataataatgtgTCTGAGTATTTGAAAATTAGATACTACTGATGATGACAAACTAAAACTAGTTTGAAAACTCAAGTATAAGAAATTAAACAAAATTCtgctaaaaaaaatcaaacaattgtTGAACGCTATCTAAATTATCAAGTGATGGTTGAAAAAATACTCACCCTCTTATTAATGAACACCTAGGAAGAAGTTCAGTGGAGACAAAAAAACCACAAGATGAGACTTTCGCATTTGAGTATCGATTTTAACGTTATAGATTTATATACTGAAGTTATCTTAATCTTGACCCTAAGATTTATCATTCTTTCTCCATGAAGTTAATTACGTTTGTTCCAATTCGGATTGATGCAAAACCGAGTTTCAAGAATGTCATTGACATCTTCCCAGAAAAGcttgttttatattttccatTTATATCATAGTTATGATTGATCTGTTAGTTTTTccgttttgtatttttttacgTTGATTTACGTTgattttcaattctgaattatATACATTCTCATATCTGCCATCagtatttttttgtataaatatctCACGATCCTTTATTTCCCAATCATGATTGTTTTTGTTTactttttatattgaattggaaaatttcagattatgcaaaaaatgagattttatttgatatttgatGTTTTGTAGCGTTATTGTGTTGTTTCATGTTTTCTATCCCGATTCTCCTAGCCCTCTGCGACAATTACtccattttcaaaattaaataataggataaggaaaattttttctttctgaattcccataattttctcaatttttgtattttttttttgtggagaatAAACTTTGAGCAACTTGGTTCTTGTTATTTGTTCAAATTAAGGACATGGATATTCCATGAAAATACTGAGAAATGAAAGTGGTTATCTAAAGGGAGTTATCTAAATATTTGTAAATATCTGTTCGATTATTACATGCTAATTGGGTTCT carries:
- the LOC123676046 gene encoding uncharacterized protein LOC123676046, coding for MKKLIFFSWVLALGLAKPNGFYHQEYSYKSSSSSFKNNELQHKNEDQGFYTKDGDLEGRVKPKVNSQSQHSEYTNPKLLSGSSGYQTAGYTGASGANYASSDRLFGGLNGGQSVDGYASADRVIDLSNGYNRGYSTSQGYGANQGFGTSHNYGSLHNGYGGSSSKYGYTQGGSTYGYMQHGGSQSNLGSYTTNANLNAMMQRLQDDMTRQLEHAIYKQYQTSGYTTSVSNNQMNADIRILEDELRRNLTRQLQDSLRTQYGTSTYQIIEGQPSTVPNYSNQELAALTRRLENDLIGKLHQNVRTTYNKETSNTYVSSNTYRPVVVYPATTSRPYYERPILTTPGAIRYIPAQTIYQETPSNIRYTPIPNPESLTQIASRTQSEVNSHLDTALQNLYSTYLQTDSQSYYTVTDFDNEVNRIRDEIIRNLTYNMDDQIRRNYGQQILKNDYYYTISTNGDISTQYNYNSRDYENLKKQVQENLLRKLNQTVNTYRDQYQRRQSQYRESSNVYVVTHRPVYYTSGNQMYDYSDLQKQLSQQLQNALNTRKYSQSSSYSTSASYNPQAYQTSLDELSRELQRNLTEQLSNYRAQASSSSSSSYGYMSGTSGGNADFESMKNQLQNQLMSQLRQGLQNQHRYSASASYSASSSSSANANYGMHQAYSSYPSTCLHGCRRKRDTYLHKFGEGRPRHGVKSVRKYFSSPRYFGTPAELSYGTHRGMQSQHQSSYSRHFQFTGEDNSQIQPDNVGTFNHGQDQQQTEQSEDNLQQLEQEPIKYTNQNELTQQQTEDTEPFQGYHNHLRRRPDSSGHFEDQNDSNQQLETETPCPHHMLNQYTLSHSHKQEQEFEGQLSSGQHLEDQNSIGHLEKPRHLGQEQESQLTLGQEQQSEQETMGNLRSPNQEDQGQLREEQQPEGQQLESENMIGNLNQPKNKEQVLEGQLRLEPQFSGQQVEDQNLHEPKQSTPTFQEQQTGDNQDSTQQLEVDGIQRAESVRVQQTEEIPTQQLELGSKPNAQTSDQQVQEPDDLNQQLEPSGLRKPNNRDYEQQLTNSNMNEQPNNRDYEQQLTNEQPNSRDYEQQLTNTNINEQPNNKDYEQQLTNEQHNNRDYEQQLTNTNINEQSSEQPKHDNLPAAQLRLEPQSSGQQVEDQNLVVLPKLRFPTLQQQQTRDNQDSTQQLEIVDIQKPKLVQVQQQEIPTQQLELVHNPKSQIVQGPNELKQQLEPIGSPNPKNGGYEQQQSNAEIIEQSPDQKLTASELIQKPQRQTEIGDDQQQIETQQIEENHPEQLTDSDQQLQNQENMDRTLELSRSTRTKPDTGSQLVLLPTSQHTDQQVQKQVKDDLTQQEHPVSECKRQIVITNAPTLKQVRPTLLTEVDQKLETTVQPNCLPQQEEHLAVQKSEEPVQKLEEPEQKLVRGDQNQQLTRPQTHIYADQEGQQLENFAPLESTRVRKLEQNPHFPSLGVTQKSELSSIPQKEAVQQNVTPKIEITNSFQPSRDSTRTFRQQSQYSSTRHNVITQESHSATYPTQVSHIKPYPTQVSHSEPYPTQVSHSESYPTQVSHSEPYPTQVSHRELYPTQVSNIESHPTRVSHREPYPTELHSTGSYRHESNQRPFTNGHSGYYPSSGSQVQVDSYQNALKQQDALMDLLKQKVQEAHASEQGLYGKRTIKKTVFINGKAVDTQESSQIIKPDGEVVELRGESPLENIPSTNIYGGEVGSYLPSTYNLDSRSTGYSRNTVGRTYHLTGNPSSFSGQSQWFTDDKNSVENPRSHFGTNIYGTSFPENAQSEFSGKVTRKVVHFVNGKPVSASEKVQVLTPDGEVIERKHELGPEELNSFSNGFSSNEFGQNYLSNQQSDFSRHTIRNTAHYVNGELVDFSSNDQDMSPHRQINMEHGFPDVESTESFNPFGYPTRNIHSNTKTVRHYGIGGY